One segment of Ziziphus jujuba cultivar Dongzao chromosome 12, ASM3175591v1 DNA contains the following:
- the LOC107428614 gene encoding uncharacterized protein LOC107428614, translating to MESKQIKLNQKIGFLGIFKTSILVSSKNINFIIFAFIISLPLFCFLVYYEFPLQKFLLETFEIVKGFGFPFYMLENQKMDYLQEWAQMGFLCLIPFHLLQLITVLPIVDLASKIYKEGKPMSLKDMVQKPMINMERLRGTLIPFLYVAFLSTCALLQFTLLVTISPISSIDYIYSVFPTAVLGGALIELLILYSALSAVGNTSIVVSVLEGVYGIRALSLSSYYTRGNDLCGIILMLVFFAWENGLRFSCRYIGCYKSGYGIIAQVSLSCLGNTLKWIVFVVHYHNCKDRTLVKKVDEEAGSEIGPVG from the coding sequence ATGGAAAGCAAACAAATTAAGCTTAATCAAAAAATTGGGTTCTTAGGTATCTTCAAAACCTCTATCTTAGTTTCTTCCAAAAATATCAACTTCATCATCTTCGCTTTTATCATTTCCCTCCCCTTGTTCTGCTTCTTGGTTTACTATGAATTTCCTTTGCAAAAGTTTCTCCTTGAAACCTTTGAAATTGTAAAAGGATTTGGCTTCCCATTTTATATGcttgaaaatcaaaaaatggatTATCTTCAAGAGTGGGCTCAAATGGGTTTTCTCTGTTTGATTCCCTTCCATCTCCTACAACTCATCACAGTGCTACCGATTGTTGATTTGGCATCAAAAATATACAAAGAAGGCAAACCGATGAGTCTTAAAGATATGGTACAAAAACCAATGATCAACATGGAAAGATTGAGAGGCACTTTGATCCCTTTCCTCTATGTCGCCTTCTTATCAACTTGTGCTCTACTCCAATTCACATTGTTAGTAACGATTTCTCCTATTTCTTCAATTGATTATATCTATAGTGTTTTTCCTACAGCAGTTCTTGGAGGAGCTTTGATAGAACTTCTAATCCTTTACTCGGCATTGAGTGCTGTGGGGAATACGAGTATTGTGGTTTCAGTTTTGGAGGGTGTGTATGGGATACGGGCATTGAGTTTATCATCTTACTACACCAGAGGAAATGATCTGTGTGGGATAATTTTGATGCTTGTGTTCTTTGCATGGGAAAATGGTTTAAGATTTTCGTGCCGCTATATTGGCTGTTATAAATCAGGATATGGAATTATTGCACAGGTTAGCTTGTCCTGCCTGGGGAACACACTGAAATGGATCGTCTTCGTGGTACATTACCACAATTGCAAAGACAGAACTTTAGTGAAGAAAGTTGATGAAGAAGCAGGATCAGAAATTGGACCAGTTGGGTAA